Genomic DNA from Herpetosiphonaceae bacterium:
ATGCGGCGGTTTCCGGCGCGAAGATCGCCGACCTCTCCGATCAGGTCGCGGCGGTCAACCTGCTTCAGGTCGAGTATGTGACGATCCTTATGGGCGCGAACGATGTCTGCACGTCGAGCGAGGCGTCGATGACGCCCGTGGACACCTTCCGCGCCGAGTTTGAAGAGGCGATGCGCAGCCTCAATACATGGTCGCCGGGTGCGCGCATCTATGTCGTGAGTATCCCGAACATCTATAATCTGTGGGCGGTGCTCAAAGGCAACTGGGCGGCGCGCACCACGTGGTCAACGCTTGGCATCTGCCAGTCGATGCTCGCCAACCCGCTCTCGACCACCCAGGCCGACGTAAGCCGACGCGAGCGTGTTCGGCAGCGCAACATCGACTTCAACACCCAGCTGGCGCAGGTCTGCGCGCAGTATCCGCAGTGCCGCTTCGACGGCAACGCCGTGTTTAACACCACGTTCGTGGCGAGCGATGTCTCGACGCGCGATTACTTCCATCCGTCCGTGGCGGGGCAGGCCAAGCTCGCCAGCGTCACATGGCAGGCGTCGGGATTCGCGCCGTAGGCCGGGGCGAGCGAACAAGGGACCGGGGCCGAGTTTCGAGCTTCGCGTTTCGCGTTCTTTGAACGTTGAACGTTGAACCTGGTTCTTGCCCGTCTAGCGCGGCTTGCGGCGGCGTGGTGCGGCGGTATCTGCCAGCTCCAGGGTACGCTCGTCGCTCAGCCGCGCATAGACCTGCTCGGTGACGATTGCCGAGCTATGGCCGAAGATCGCGGCAATATCCTGATAGGCCAGGCCGCCTTCTTCCAGCATATACTGGGCGACATAGTGCCGGATCGCGTGTGGCGACACGGCGCGCAGGGCACGGACCTCACGTGGCGCTGCTCCGTCTGCTACCTGGGCATCGGCGAGCGCATCGGCGGCGGCCTTGACGACGCGCCAGCCGGTGACAGATGTTAGCTGCGCGCCAGCGCCACGC
This window encodes:
- a CDS encoding SGNH/GDSL hydrolase family protein, with translation MRIRPLRLASIWPLSLLVILLLLGTTSPSAAVGVYPSSMASTGDSITRAFNTGSNGFIDAPSNSWSTGSNATVNSLYLRILANNPAINGNNYNAAVSGAKIADLSDQVAAVNLLQVEYVTILMGANDVCTSSEASMTPVDTFRAEFEEAMRSLNTWSPGARIYVVSIPNIYNLWAVLKGNWAARTTWSTLGICQSMLANPLSTTQADVSRRERVRQRNIDFNTQLAQVCAQYPQCRFDGNAVFNTTFVASDVSTRDYFHPSVAGQAKLASVTWQASGFAP